In Lacerta agilis isolate rLacAgi1 chromosome 8, rLacAgi1.pri, whole genome shotgun sequence, one genomic interval encodes:
- the LOC117050932 gene encoding hepatocyte nuclear factor 4-beta-like isoform X2: protein MRICQSLMDMEMPDYAESLDSSYTMLEFENLRVLPTNSSDAIVSESGSGGLLSNGISSMCAICGDRATGKHYGASSCDGCKGFFRRSVRKNHVYSCRFSRQCVIDKDKRNQCRYCRLKKCFRAGMKKEAVQNERDRISIRRSSYEDNGALSITILTQAEAMAHQYSALRPVHSADIAMKKIATINDVCESMKQQLLVLVEWAKYIPAFCELPLDDQVALLRAHAGEHLLLGAAKRSIPYTDFLLLGNDFIIPMHCPELEIARVATRILDELVKPLREIQIDENEYACLKAIVFFDPDCKGLSEPGKVKNMRFQVQVNLEDYINDRQYDSRGRFSDILLLLPPLQSITWQMIEQVQFVKLFGVARIDSLLQEMLLGGNNTWNGAVSFLPVCLKTEVRTLRPGGQNVAPQTFLYGPQNSP, encoded by the exons atgCCATTGTTTCAGAGTCAGGCAGTGGTGGTCTGCTGTCGAATGGAATCAGCTCAATGTGTGCCATCTGTGGAGACCGTGCTACTGGGAAGCATTATGGAGCTTCCAGCTGTGATGGCTGCAAAGGGTTTTTCAGAAGGAGTGTCCGTAAGAATCACGTCTACTCGTGCAG ATTTAGCAGGCAGTGCGTAATAGACAAGGACAAGAGGAACCAGTGCCGATACTGCCGTCTGAAGAAATGTTTCCGGGCAGGAATGAAGAAGGAAG CTGTACAGAATGAGCGTGACAGGATCAGCATCCGCCGGAGCAGTTACGAAGACAACGGAGCCCTGTCAATCACCATTCTGACCCAAGCAGAGGCGATGGCGCATCAG TATTCAGCTCTCCGTCCTGTGCACAGCGCCGATATTGCCATGAAGAAGATTGCAACGATCAACGATGTGTGTGAGTCGATGAAGCAGCAGCTCCTGGTCCTCGTTGAGTGGGCAAAATACATCCCAGCATTCTGTGAGCTTCCCCTGGATGACCAG GTTGCCTTGCTAAGAGCCCATGCTGGTGAGCACTTACTGCTGGGAGCTGCAAAGCGTTCTATACCATACACGGATTTTCTCTTACTAG GAAATGACTTCATCATCCCAATGCACTGTCCAGAGCTTGAAATTGCCCGTGTAGCTACCAGAATTCTGGATGAGCTGGTGAAGCCCTTGCGAGAAATTCAGATTGATGAGAATGAATACGCTTGCCTGAAAGCCATTGTGTTCTTTGACCCAG ATTGCAAAGGCCTGAGTGAGCCTGGGAAGGTGAAAAACATGCGTTTTCAGGTACAGGTGAACTTGGAGGATTACATCAACGACCGGCAGTATGACTCGCGAGGCCGATTCAGTGAcattctcctcctgctgcctcctcTCCAAAGCATCACTTGGCAGATGATTGAGCAGGTTCAGTTCGTCAAGCTCTTTGGAGTGGCAAGGATCGACAGCTTGCTTCAGGAAATGCTTCTGGGAGGTAACAACACTTGGAATGGTGCTGtgtc tttcttACCTGTGTGTCTTAAAACAGAGGTGAGGaccctcaggcctgggggccagaatGTGGCCCCCCAGACCTTTCTATATggtcctcagaactctccctag
- the LOC117050932 gene encoding hepatocyte nuclear factor 4-beta-like isoform X1, which produces MRICQSLMDMEMPDYAESLDSSYTMLEFENLRVLPTNSSDAIVSESGSGGLLSNGISSMCAICGDRATGKHYGASSCDGCKGFFRRSVRKNHVYSCRFSRQCVIDKDKRNQCRYCRLKKCFRAGMKKEAVQNERDRISIRRSSYEDNGALSITILTQAEAMAHQYSALRPVHSADIAMKKIATINDVCESMKQQLLVLVEWAKYIPAFCELPLDDQVALLRAHAGEHLLLGAAKRSIPYTDFLLLGNDFIIPMHCPELEIARVATRILDELVKPLREIQIDENEYACLKAIVFFDPDCKGLSEPGKVKNMRFQVQVNLEDYINDRQYDSRGRFSDILLLLPPLQSITWQMIEQVQFVKLFGVARIDSLLQEMLLGGTTMDAPQYQSGPSSLNMEPLPGHIVLPSSIGSVIHTISASSPETSLPSPSTSTGSEDYKLGPAPRPEVVPATVLPQAVIPKQEIL; this is translated from the exons atgCCATTGTTTCAGAGTCAGGCAGTGGTGGTCTGCTGTCGAATGGAATCAGCTCAATGTGTGCCATCTGTGGAGACCGTGCTACTGGGAAGCATTATGGAGCTTCCAGCTGTGATGGCTGCAAAGGGTTTTTCAGAAGGAGTGTCCGTAAGAATCACGTCTACTCGTGCAG ATTTAGCAGGCAGTGCGTAATAGACAAGGACAAGAGGAACCAGTGCCGATACTGCCGTCTGAAGAAATGTTTCCGGGCAGGAATGAAGAAGGAAG CTGTACAGAATGAGCGTGACAGGATCAGCATCCGCCGGAGCAGTTACGAAGACAACGGAGCCCTGTCAATCACCATTCTGACCCAAGCAGAGGCGATGGCGCATCAG TATTCAGCTCTCCGTCCTGTGCACAGCGCCGATATTGCCATGAAGAAGATTGCAACGATCAACGATGTGTGTGAGTCGATGAAGCAGCAGCTCCTGGTCCTCGTTGAGTGGGCAAAATACATCCCAGCATTCTGTGAGCTTCCCCTGGATGACCAG GTTGCCTTGCTAAGAGCCCATGCTGGTGAGCACTTACTGCTGGGAGCTGCAAAGCGTTCTATACCATACACGGATTTTCTCTTACTAG GAAATGACTTCATCATCCCAATGCACTGTCCAGAGCTTGAAATTGCCCGTGTAGCTACCAGAATTCTGGATGAGCTGGTGAAGCCCTTGCGAGAAATTCAGATTGATGAGAATGAATACGCTTGCCTGAAAGCCATTGTGTTCTTTGACCCAG ATTGCAAAGGCCTGAGTGAGCCTGGGAAGGTGAAAAACATGCGTTTTCAGGTACAGGTGAACTTGGAGGATTACATCAACGACCGGCAGTATGACTCGCGAGGCCGATTCAGTGAcattctcctcctgctgcctcctcTCCAAAGCATCACTTGGCAGATGATTGAGCAGGTTCAGTTCGTCAAGCTCTTTGGAGTGGCAAGGATCGACAGCTTGCTTCAGGAAATGCTTCTGGGAG GGACAACTATGGATGCACCACAGTACCAGTCAGGACCTTCTAGCCTTAACATGGAACCTCTTccgggacacattgtgctccccAGCAGCATCGGATCAGTAATTCACACCATTTCAGCCT CATCTCCTGAAAcatcccttccttctccttcgaCCAGTACAGGAAGTGAAGATTACAAGCTAGGTCCTGCCCCCAGGCCTGAAGTAGTACCTGCgactgttttgcctcaggcggtgATACCCAAGCAGGAGATTCTATAA